From a single Clostridium isatidis genomic region:
- the rplI gene encoding 50S ribosomal protein L9 — protein sequence MKVILLQDVKKLGKKGDVVNISDGYARNFLFPRKLAEEANEANMHILNAKKENERKKKLAEMEEAQKLAAELKDKVIKLQVKSGDNGKLFGAITSKDIAERINKDYNLKIDKKKIVMDTIKLTGEYNIEVKLYPEVSTKMKVVIVPQS from the coding sequence ATGAAAGTAATATTATTACAAGATGTTAAAAAGTTAGGTAAAAAAGGTGATGTTGTAAATATATCTGATGGATATGCAAGGAATTTTCTATTTCCTAGGAAATTAGCAGAAGAAGCAAATGAAGCTAATATGCATATATTAAACGCTAAAAAGGAAAATGAGAGAAAGAAAAAGTTAGCGGAAATGGAAGAAGCTCAAAAACTTGCTGCTGAATTAAAAGATAAAGTAATTAAGTTACAAGTTAAAAGCGGAGATAATGGAAAGCTTTTTGGTGCTATTACAAGTAAGGATATAGCAGAAAGAATAAATAAAGATTATAATTTAAAAATAGATAAGAAGAAAATAGTAATGGATACAATAAAACTTACTGGAGAATATAATATAGAAGTGAAACTATATCCAGAAGTTTCTACTAAAATGAAGGTTGTAATTGTACCACAATCATAA
- a CDS encoding DHH family phosphoesterase, translating into MKWNDLITKYTKTIKGVVPIVTPIIFVLACITFYFMNNALLGSFLLIIFIVFNITNYVVKETEEDNIAKITERVEQEIKNNIMNLISPVALIRESGEIFWCNKEFEKLTENESPIGVNVVSIARGLNLSRLLSCDKELHQKIKILDSLYKIYASKLEKLNSDEDIYIVYFNDISNFKNMENTKESIMLIEVDNLSEVLEGTEEANRPMLIADIEKCINAYAQRLKAMITKYDTNKYVMSVQDKFIDEEINNKFKVLEEISKIDRGNKFEVTLSIGVGRGGTCPLENNKFAITAKELALGRGGDQAVIKNNEQIRFFGGNTREIEKRTRVRARIVSHSIKELIYESSNVLIMGHKNIDMDCFGSAVGMSSVVKQLGKLCNIILGNDTYAIDYYLNKLKEDKNYDNLFISREKAYDLINEKTLLMIVDVHNNGYILDVDIVEKIQRKIIIDHHRRSPEIVEGALLNYIEVYASSTSEMVTELIQYMVQKPNLKAIEAEGLLAGIFMDTKGFSFKSGVRTFEAASFLRGLGADTVEIKKMFMDNMDDYLLIADTIRSAEVKDGIAIAVAPGRIKKGFMAAKAADELLNIAGINVCFVLAQINSDIIISGRSSGEVNVQVILEAIGGGGHMNMAGAQLNNISLENAKKILKDAIKKHLKAGE; encoded by the coding sequence ATGAAGTGGAATGATTTAATAACAAAGTATACAAAGACTATTAAGGGTGTTGTACCTATTGTTACACCTATTATCTTTGTTTTGGCTTGCATAACTTTTTATTTTATGAATAATGCTTTGCTTGGTTCCTTTTTACTTATTATTTTTATTGTATTCAATATAACTAATTATGTTGTAAAAGAAACAGAAGAAGACAATATAGCTAAAATTACAGAGAGAGTAGAACAGGAAATAAAAAACAATATAATGAATTTAATATCTCCTGTTGCTTTAATAAGAGAGTCAGGTGAAATTTTTTGGTGTAATAAAGAATTTGAAAAACTTACAGAAAATGAATCACCAATTGGAGTAAATGTTGTTAGCATAGCAAGAGGTTTAAATTTATCTAGATTGTTAAGTTGCGATAAAGAATTACATCAAAAAATAAAGATTTTAGATTCATTATATAAAATATATGCAAGTAAGTTAGAAAAATTAAATTCAGATGAAGATATCTATATAGTTTATTTTAATGATATAAGTAATTTTAAAAACATGGAAAACACAAAAGAAAGTATTATGCTCATAGAAGTAGATAATCTTTCAGAAGTACTAGAGGGTACAGAAGAAGCTAATAGACCAATGTTAATTGCTGATATAGAGAAATGTATTAATGCATATGCTCAAAGATTAAAGGCAATGATAACAAAGTATGATACAAATAAGTATGTTATGTCAGTGCAAGATAAATTTATTGATGAAGAAATAAACAATAAATTTAAGGTGTTAGAAGAAATTTCAAAAATTGATAGAGGAAATAAATTCGAAGTTACTTTAAGCATAGGAGTTGGAAGGGGCGGAACATGCCCTTTAGAAAATAATAAGTTTGCAATTACTGCAAAGGAATTAGCTCTAGGAAGAGGCGGGGATCAAGCAGTCATTAAAAACAATGAACAAATAAGATTTTTTGGTGGTAATACAAGAGAAATAGAAAAAAGAACAAGAGTTAGGGCAAGGATTGTATCACATTCTATAAAGGAATTAATATATGAGAGTAGTAATGTTCTAATCATGGGACATAAAAATATAGATATGGATTGTTTTGGTTCTGCAGTAGGAATGTCTTCAGTTGTTAAGCAATTAGGTAAATTGTGTAATATAATTTTAGGTAATGATACCTATGCTATTGATTATTACTTAAATAAATTGAAAGAAGATAAAAATTATGATAATTTATTTATAAGCAGAGAAAAGGCTTATGACTTGATAAATGAAAAGACTTTGTTAATGATTGTAGATGTCCATAATAATGGTTATATATTAGACGTAGATATTGTTGAAAAAATACAAAGAAAAATAATAATAGACCATCATAGAAGAAGCCCTGAAATTGTAGAAGGAGCGTTATTAAATTATATTGAAGTATATGCATCATCAACTTCAGAAATGGTAACAGAATTAATACAGTATATGGTGCAAAAACCAAATTTAAAAGCAATAGAGGCAGAAGGTCTTTTAGCCGGAATTTTTATGGATACAAAAGGCTTTTCATTTAAATCAGGTGTAAGAACCTTTGAAGCAGCTTCATTCTTAAGAGGCTTAGGTGCAGATACTGTAGAGATTAAAAAAATGTTTATGGATAATATGGATGATTACTTATTGATAGCAGATACTATTAGATCAGCAGAGGTAAAAGACGGTATTGCTATTGCAGTGGCACCTGGTAGAATAAAAAAAGGTTTTATGGCTGCTAAAGCTGCAGATGAGCTTTTAAATATAGCAGGAATAAATGTATGCTTTGTGTTAGCTCAAATAAACTCTGATATAATTATTAGTGGTAGATCAAGTGGAGAGGTAAATGTTCAAGTGATACTTGAAGCTATTGGTGGAGGAGGCCATATGAATATGGCTGGAGCTCAACTAAATAATATATCCTTAGAAAATGCTAAAAAAATCTTAAAGGATGCTATAAAAAAACATTTAAAGGCGGGTGAATAA